A genomic region of Arachis hypogaea cultivar Tifrunner chromosome 5, arahy.Tifrunner.gnm2.J5K5, whole genome shotgun sequence contains the following coding sequences:
- the LOC112801681 gene encoding uncharacterized protein isoform X1: protein MQFGSFYLHQSWMEKHFCIHLYPEWPGVSSWLGKLFVRAIQELWQWWSRLLRVVVDTEEEEAVVMVLATAAVVGTTAEAVVEAITTVGILGFCKGLPNKLSLKNIEKVTRRAQEQFQMVLEEKSRLSLFVFIFIFLLFMFYFLSLIFLLL, encoded by the exons ATGCAATTCGGCAG CTTCTATTTACACCAATCCTGGATGGAAAAGCACTTTTGTATTCATTTGTATCCTGAATGGCCTGGTGTTTCTTCTTGGCTG ggaaagctTTTTGTGAGAGCCATTCAAGAGCTATGGCAGTGGTGGTCGCGGTTATTGCGCGTGGTGGTGGATACAGAGGAGGAAGAGGCGGTGGTGATGGTGCTTGCTACAGCTGCGGTGGTAGGTACAACGGCGGAGGCGGTGGTGGAAGCTATAACAACTGTGGGTATTCTGGGCTTTTGCAAGGGACTGCCCAACAAGCTCTCGCTGAAAAAT ATTGAGAAAGTGACTCGTAGAGCACAGGAGCAATTTCAGATGGTTTTAGAGGAGAAAAGCAGGTTATCTCTCtttgtttttatctttattttcttattatttatgttttattttctgtCTTTAATCTTTTTGTTACTTTGA
- the LOC112801681 gene encoding uncharacterized protein isoform X2: MQFGSFYLHQSWMEKHFCIHLYPEWPGVSSWLLFVRAIQELWQWWSRLLRVVVDTEEEEAVVMVLATAAVVGTTAEAVVEAITTVGILGFCKGLPNKLSLKNIEKVTRRAQEQFQMVLEEKSRLSLFVFIFIFLLFMFYFLSLIFLLL, from the exons ATGCAATTCGGCAG CTTCTATTTACACCAATCCTGGATGGAAAAGCACTTTTGTATTCATTTGTATCCTGAATGGCCTGGTGTTTCTTCTTGGCTG ctTTTTGTGAGAGCCATTCAAGAGCTATGGCAGTGGTGGTCGCGGTTATTGCGCGTGGTGGTGGATACAGAGGAGGAAGAGGCGGTGGTGATGGTGCTTGCTACAGCTGCGGTGGTAGGTACAACGGCGGAGGCGGTGGTGGAAGCTATAACAACTGTGGGTATTCTGGGCTTTTGCAAGGGACTGCCCAACAAGCTCTCGCTGAAAAAT ATTGAGAAAGTGACTCGTAGAGCACAGGAGCAATTTCAGATGGTTTTAGAGGAGAAAAGCAGGTTATCTCTCtttgtttttatctttattttcttattatttatgttttattttctgtCTTTAATCTTTTTGTTACTTTGA
- the LOC112801681 gene encoding uncharacterized protein isoform X3 — protein MAWCFFLAGKAFCESHSRAMAVVVAVIARGGGYRGGRGGGDGACYSCGGRYNGGGGGGSYNNCGYSGLLQGTAQQALAEKY, from the exons ATGGCCTGGTGTTTCTTCTTGGCTG ggaaagctTTTTGTGAGAGCCATTCAAGAGCTATGGCAGTGGTGGTCGCGGTTATTGCGCGTGGTGGTGGATACAGAGGAGGAAGAGGCGGTGGTGATGGTGCTTGCTACAGCTGCGGTGGTAGGTACAACGGCGGAGGCGGTGGTGGAAGCTATAACAACTGTGGGTATTCTGGGCTTTTGCAAGGGACTGCCCAACAAGCTCTCGCTGAAAAAT ATTGA
- the LOC112801681 gene encoding uncharacterized protein isoform X4, which yields MAWCFFLAAFCESHSRAMAVVVAVIARGGGYRGGRGGGDGACYSCGGRYNGGGGGGSYNNCGYSGLLQGTAQQALAEKY from the exons ATGGCCTGGTGTTTCTTCTTGGCTG ctTTTTGTGAGAGCCATTCAAGAGCTATGGCAGTGGTGGTCGCGGTTATTGCGCGTGGTGGTGGATACAGAGGAGGAAGAGGCGGTGGTGATGGTGCTTGCTACAGCTGCGGTGGTAGGTACAACGGCGGAGGCGGTGGTGGAAGCTATAACAACTGTGGGTATTCTGGGCTTTTGCAAGGGACTGCCCAACAAGCTCTCGCTGAAAAAT ATTGA
- the LOC112799725 gene encoding uncharacterized protein: protein MCILSLIGVEWQYLLIRLKCLIQVTHRHVYPFKCQIFDGRILVSKGIGNSVATWQTCFLVLSGSYLYVFETAESQSYQRYLRIILRMIMKINLFMIVVYWLRWSSVRNEYMYR from the exons ATGTGTATTCTGTCATTGATAGGTGTGGAATGGCAGTACTTGTTAATCAG ATTAAAGTGCCTCATCCAAGTTACCCATCGACATGTATATCCATTCAAGTGCCAAATCTTTGATGGTAGAATCCTAGTTTCGAAG GGAATTGGGAATTCAGTTGCTACGTGGCAAACATGTTTTCTAGTGCTTTCGGGGTCATATCTTTATGTATTTGAAACTGCAGAGTCTCAGAGTTACCAGCGATACCTAAG gataatattgaggatgataatgaagATTAATCTGTTTATGattgtggtttattggctaagatGGAGTAGTGTTCGGAATGAATATATGTATCGTtga